One Alligator mississippiensis isolate rAllMis1 chromosome 16, rAllMis1, whole genome shotgun sequence genomic region harbors:
- the CHEK1 gene encoding serine/threonine-protein kinase Chk1 isoform X2 — MSLCASRKSPSKLARISVHEPDVGMPESDAQKFFHQLIAGVVYLHGIGITHRDIKPENLLLDDRDNLKISDFGLATVFKHNGRERLLNKMCGTLPYVAPELLKRKEFHAEPVDIWSCGIVLTAMLAGELPWDQPSNSCQEYCDWKEKKTYLPPWKKIDSVPLALLHKILIENPTARITISDIKKDRWYTRPLKKGIKRARVSSGGLSDSPGGFSKHIRSDMDFSPLKSAHSEDKVGYSTSQPEPRMCISLWDSSPTSIDKLVKGISFSQPACPDHMLVNSQLLGTPGSSQNPWQRLVKRMTRFFTKLDADHSYKSLKEVCEKMGYVWKKSCTNQVTISTTDRRNNKLIFKVNLVEMENKILVDFRLSKGDGLEFKRHFLKIKGKLNDIVSTQKV, encoded by the exons ATGAGTTTGTGCGCCTCAAGGAAGTCTCCATCGAAATTGGCAAGAATTTCTGTACACG AGCCTGATGTAGGAATGCCTGAATCAGATGCACAGAAGtttttccatcagcttattgcTGGGGTG gTGTATCTCCATGGTATAGGTATAACCCACAGAGATATTAAGCCTGAGAATCTATTGCTAGATGACAGAG ATAACCTCAAAATCTCCGACTTTGGCTTGGCTACTGTGTTTAAACACAACGGTCGTGAACGATTGTTAAACAAGATGTGTGGCACTCTCCCATATGTTGCCCCAGAActgctaaaaagaaaagaattccaTGCAGAACCAGTTGACATTTGGTCCTGTGGGATAGTACTTACTGCTATGTTGGCAGGAG AATTGCCATGGGACCAGCCTAGTAACAGTTGCCAAGAATATTGTgattggaaggaaaagaaaacatacCTTCCCCCCTGGAAGAAGATTGATTCTGTACCATTAG CTTTGCTTCACAAAATCCTGATAGAGAACCCTACAGCAAGGATAACCATTTCAGACATCAAAAAGGACAGATGGTACACCAGGCCTTTGAAGAAAG GTATCAAACGGGCCCGGGTCTCTTCTGGGGGTCTGTCAGACTCTCCAGGTGGCTTTTCTAAGCACATTCGATCTGATATGGACTTCTCACCACTGAAAAGTGCACACAG TGAAGACAAAGTGGGTTACTCTACTTCCCAGCCAGAACCTCGCATGTGTATTTCCTTGTGGGACAGCAGTCCAACCAGTATTGACAAACTAGTGAAAGGGATCAGCTTCTCCCAGCCAGCATGCCCTGACCACATGCTAGTGAACAGTCAGTTACTTGGCACCCCGGGCTCATCACAG AATCCCTGGCAACGCTTGGTGAAGAGAATGACCCGTTTTTTTACAAAACTGGATGCTGACCATTCCTATAAGAGTCTGAAGGAGGTTTGTGAGAAGATGGGCTATGTCTGGAAGAAGAGCTGCACAAACCAG GTCACCATCTCGACAACTGACAGGAGAAATAACAAACTCATTTTCAAAGTGAACCTGGTAGAAATGGAGAACAAGATTTTGGTGGATTTCCGTCTGTCTAAG GGTGATGGGTTGGAGTTCAAGAGGCACTTCCTGAAGATTAAGGGGAAGCTGAACGATATTGTCAGCACCCAGAAAGTGTAG
- the CHEK1 gene encoding serine/threonine-protein kinase Chk1 isoform X1 codes for MAVPFVEDWDLVQTLGEGAYGEVQLAVNRRTEEAVAVKIVDMKRAADCPENIKKEICINKMLNHENIVKFYGHRREGHVQYLFLEYCRGGELFDRIEPDVGMPESDAQKFFHQLIAGVVYLHGIGITHRDIKPENLLLDDRDNLKISDFGLATVFKHNGRERLLNKMCGTLPYVAPELLKRKEFHAEPVDIWSCGIVLTAMLAGELPWDQPSNSCQEYCDWKEKKTYLPPWKKIDSVPLALLHKILIENPTARITISDIKKDRWYTRPLKKGIKRARVSSGGLSDSPGGFSKHIRSDMDFSPLKSAHSEDKVGYSTSQPEPRMCISLWDSSPTSIDKLVKGISFSQPACPDHMLVNSQLLGTPGSSQNPWQRLVKRMTRFFTKLDADHSYKSLKEVCEKMGYVWKKSCTNQVTISTTDRRNNKLIFKVNLVEMENKILVDFRLSKGDGLEFKRHFLKIKGKLNDIVSTQKV; via the exons ATGGCCGTGCCCTTCGTGGAGGACTGGGACCTGGTGCAGACGCTGGGCGAGGGCGCCTACGGAGA GGTTCAGCTGGCCGTCAACAGGCGCACGGAGGAAGCCGTTGCCGTCAAAATAGTTGATATGAAACGTGCTGCCGACTGTCCAGAAAACATCAAGAAAGAAATTTGTATTAATAAGATGCTCAATCATGAAAACATCGTGAAGTTCTACGGGCACCGGCGAGAAGGCCACGTCCAGTACCTCTTCCTCGAGTACTGTCGAGGGGGGGAGCTCTTCGACAGAATAG AGCCTGATGTAGGAATGCCTGAATCAGATGCACAGAAGtttttccatcagcttattgcTGGGGTG gTGTATCTCCATGGTATAGGTATAACCCACAGAGATATTAAGCCTGAGAATCTATTGCTAGATGACAGAG ATAACCTCAAAATCTCCGACTTTGGCTTGGCTACTGTGTTTAAACACAACGGTCGTGAACGATTGTTAAACAAGATGTGTGGCACTCTCCCATATGTTGCCCCAGAActgctaaaaagaaaagaattccaTGCAGAACCAGTTGACATTTGGTCCTGTGGGATAGTACTTACTGCTATGTTGGCAGGAG AATTGCCATGGGACCAGCCTAGTAACAGTTGCCAAGAATATTGTgattggaaggaaaagaaaacatacCTTCCCCCCTGGAAGAAGATTGATTCTGTACCATTAG CTTTGCTTCACAAAATCCTGATAGAGAACCCTACAGCAAGGATAACCATTTCAGACATCAAAAAGGACAGATGGTACACCAGGCCTTTGAAGAAAG GTATCAAACGGGCCCGGGTCTCTTCTGGGGGTCTGTCAGACTCTCCAGGTGGCTTTTCTAAGCACATTCGATCTGATATGGACTTCTCACCACTGAAAAGTGCACACAG TGAAGACAAAGTGGGTTACTCTACTTCCCAGCCAGAACCTCGCATGTGTATTTCCTTGTGGGACAGCAGTCCAACCAGTATTGACAAACTAGTGAAAGGGATCAGCTTCTCCCAGCCAGCATGCCCTGACCACATGCTAGTGAACAGTCAGTTACTTGGCACCCCGGGCTCATCACAG AATCCCTGGCAACGCTTGGTGAAGAGAATGACCCGTTTTTTTACAAAACTGGATGCTGACCATTCCTATAAGAGTCTGAAGGAGGTTTGTGAGAAGATGGGCTATGTCTGGAAGAAGAGCTGCACAAACCAG GTCACCATCTCGACAACTGACAGGAGAAATAACAAACTCATTTTCAAAGTGAACCTGGTAGAAATGGAGAACAAGATTTTGGTGGATTTCCGTCTGTCTAAG GGTGATGGGTTGGAGTTCAAGAGGCACTTCCTGAAGATTAAGGGGAAGCTGAACGATATTGTCAGCACCCAGAAAGTGTAG